The genomic DNA AGTTGAGGGACTTGTGACAGCGGAAGATTGTCAACTGTTTGCGCAAGGATTTGCCTTGAAAGATGGAGAAATAGTTAAACCAAGTCGTTTAGTCATTGAGACGATCAATGAGGAAGAAGGGACTTCCGTAGTCCGTTTAGTGATTCAAGAGGGGAAATTCCATCAAGTCAAACGGATGTTAGCCACTGTAGGCAAACCTGTGACGTATTTAAAACGATTACGAATGGGCGAACTATGGTTGGATGAAACGTTAGAACTAGGGGGATATCGGCCCTTAACAGAAGCCGAATTGCAACAACTACAACCTAAACAATCATACCTCAATTAAAATAAACAAAAACCCAGCCCTTTCTGCGGAAAAGATAAAAATTTTCTCGAAAAATAGTGTCGGGTTTCTTTCTTTTTCTGCATAAAATGGTATGATTGACTATGTAGAACTTTATGAATAGGAGTGACAACAAATGACAATTGATTGGACAAAAGAAGTCGAAGCACGTAAAGACGACTTATTAGAAGATTTACAAAACTTATTACGGATCAACAGTGAACGTGATGATGCACAAGCAACACCTGAAGCGCCCTTTGGACCTGGACCAGTTGCTGGCTTAAAACACATGTTAGCGTATGGTGAACGTGATGGCTTTACGGTGAAAAATGTCGACAATTACGCTGGACACATTGAATATGGTGAAGGCGACGAAACGTTAGGGATTTTTGGTCATATGGACGTTGTTCCTGCTGGTGATGGTTGGGAAACAGATCCTTATGAACCAGTCATTAAAGATGGCAAAATTTATGCACGTGGTGCAAGCGATGATAAAGGCCCAAGTATGGCTGCTTATTACGCAATGAAAATTATCAAAGAATTAGGCTTACCCGTGTCTAAAAAAATCCGTTTCGTAGTAGGAAGTGACGAAGAAAGCGGCTGGGGCGATATGGATTACTATTTCCAACATGAAGAAGCGCCAGACTTTGGTTTCTCACCAGATGCTGAGTTCCCAATTATTAATGGGGAAAAAGGAAATGTGACGATTCGTTTAACTTTCCGAGGCGGTAACGGTGCTGATTATAAATTAGAAAGCTTCAAATCTGGCTTACGTGAAAACATGGTTCCGGGAACAGCAGATGCTGTTGTAACGGCTGCTTCAGCAGACGAAGCGGCTTCACTAGCTGCTAGCTTTGAAACATTCATCAAACAAGAAGCAAAAATTTCAGGTAACGCAGAACTTTCAGATAAAACAGTGACTTTTCATGTAGTTGGTAAAGGTGCTCACGGTGCTAGCCCACAATCTGGAATTAACGCAGCGACTTTCTTGGCAACTTTCTTAAATGATTACAGCTTTGCAGAAGGCGCATACAGCTTTATTAATACCATTGCTGAATTTATCCATGAAGATTTTTATGGCGAAAAATTAGGTGTGGCTTTTGAAGACGAAAAAATGGGTAAATTGACAATGAACGCTGGGATTGTTAACTTTGATCCAGAAAATCCTGAAAATAGCTTAGTAACATTAAACTTCCGCTATCCAAAAGGAACTTCAGCAGAAGAATTACAAGCAAAAGTTCAAGCAACAGTCGGTGAAACGGTCACTGCAACACAAGGAGATCGCAACCAAGAACCGCATTATGTACCAGTTGATGATCCATTGGTGGCAACGTTACTACAAGTTTACGAAGACCATACAGGCGAAAAAGGCCAAGAACAAATCATTGGTGGCGGTACTTATGGCCGCTTATTAAAACGTGGTGTTGCCTATGGCGCAATGTTCCCTGGCTACACAGACACAATGCACCAAGCCAACGAATTTATGGAATTAGATGACTTATTCCGAGCAGCTGCTATTTATGCAGATGCGATTTATCGTTTAGCGAAGTAAAGTAAAAAAGCTGTTTTCGATTTTCGAAAACAGCTTTTTTTGCAATTTTTGCCTTTTAAAAACCCAAAATCAGAACCGTCAATTTACTGAAAATTTCTTGCAAATCAAAGGATCCCACGATACGATAAATAGGAGAAAAGGCAATGAGTGAAACACTTATTGTTAACTATTTAATCAAAGGACGTGTGAAAATGAACGTAGAAGAATTAGTTCAAAAAGCAAAAGATTTAATTGGAGAAGGTAACGTGGAACATGCGCAACAATTCATTGAAGAACATAAAGATGAATTAGGCGAACACTATCATAAAATTACAGCGATGTTAGCTGATACAACGACCGATGGTTTGTTTGATAAAATTAAAGGATTGTTTCAATAGTTGGAAAAAATCTGAGATAAAAGTGGAGGCTGAGACAAAAGTGTTTAGCTCCAAAAACCAAGTAGGTACGATGATTTCATCTGTTCATGCTTCACAGTGAAACATTGCAACTCTCGCCGTTTAACAGTTTTTGAGCGTGGAGCAAAAATCCAAAGTGATTTTTGTCCCACGCTCTTCTTTTTTATTTAACTTTTAACCATTGTTTTGGCAACACATACGCAATTGGATTAAAAAGATAATCCGCTCCCCGTTTCACCACAGGCATATTCGTAATAGCTAAAATGAAGAGGGCTAAGAAGAAGAGCGCCAAGATTCGGAAAGTAAACCATTCTTTAAAGAGTGTGTCTAATTGCAAACCACTTTCCAACAGAATAATTAAGGGCATATGCAAGAGATAAGGGTAGAGGGTATCTTTTCCGAGGGCGCTTAAAGGTAACTTTCGTTTCGGCAATAATGCAAACCAAGAAAGAGACACCAATGCTGCAGAAACGTAAAAGAACAGCTGAATGAAACTACTGTATTCAAAGGCCGGACTAATTTCAGCGTAGGAAGCCCAACCAGTTAAGAAGCCCCAAAATTTCGTTGCCAATGACCATTGACTATTTACAAATAAAAAGGAGCTTAAAATTACGCCTATCGCTGCCCATTTGACTTTGCGATGATCTAAAAAGGTTTGTAGCTTTTGAATATCCATTAAGTAGCCACAATAGAAGAAAGGGAAGAAGCCCAGAGTCCGTCCTAAAGACAAGAAACCTTCCACAGGTAAATAGCCTGAGGCGCAGCCGATAACAATGATGATGGGCAACATGATTTTCGGCTGAACGCGCTGAAGAAAGATGGTAATTAAGTAGAAACTTGCTAAGGAAAGTAAGTACCAAGGAACGCCCGTTTCGTTCAGTAAATCAAAATTCATTTTATTTGCAAAGGCGAAATTAGCAAGTGTAATCAACAACTTCGCTAAGAGATAAAGCCAAACAAAGGAAAGTAAGCGTAGATATTTTCGTTGTTTAATGGCATGTTTACTAAAGAGTCCAGAGACAAAAATAAAGGCCGGCATATGGAATGAATAGATCCAAAAGTTGATCGTTTCCATGAGTCGTGAAGGAGAAGCTTCACGATCTAAAATATGCCCAAAAATCACTAAGAAAATTAAAAAAAGTTTCACGTTGTCCCATTTATAAATTCGCTTGTCGTTTTCCATAACGATCACTCCTTTTAGTAGAAAACAGTTCACTTTTGTTTAAGGCAGAAGAGGACAATTTTTCCATTCATTGAGTAGATAATTGTAGATACGAACCGGCAGCCGTTAAATGAGCCCCCACATACTTGCGCTTAAAACAAAAAATTAGGCAGGATGTTAGTCTTAAATTATACTGAAAGAGTGACGATCCTCCAAAGATTTTGTTTATTAAGAAGTGAAAGATGCGGTGAAAATAAATGATAAAATTTCAAAATGTTTC from Enterococcus faecalis includes the following:
- the pepV gene encoding dipeptidase PepV, with the protein product MTIDWTKEVEARKDDLLEDLQNLLRINSERDDAQATPEAPFGPGPVAGLKHMLAYGERDGFTVKNVDNYAGHIEYGEGDETLGIFGHMDVVPAGDGWETDPYEPVIKDGKIYARGASDDKGPSMAAYYAMKIIKELGLPVSKKIRFVVGSDEESGWGDMDYYFQHEEAPDFGFSPDAEFPIINGEKGNVTIRLTFRGGNGADYKLESFKSGLRENMVPGTADAVVTAASADEAASLAASFETFIKQEAKISGNAELSDKTVTFHVVGKGAHGASPQSGINAATFLATFLNDYSFAEGAYSFINTIAEFIHEDFYGEKLGVAFEDEKMGKLTMNAGIVNFDPENPENSLVTLNFRYPKGTSAEELQAKVQATVGETVTATQGDRNQEPHYVPVDDPLVATLLQVYEDHTGEKGQEQIIGGGTYGRLLKRGVAYGAMFPGYTDTMHQANEFMELDDLFRAAAIYADAIYRLAK
- a CDS encoding acyltransferase family protein, translated to MENDKRIYKWDNVKLFLIFLVIFGHILDREASPSRLMETINFWIYSFHMPAFIFVSGLFSKHAIKQRKYLRLLSFVWLYLLAKLLITLANFAFANKMNFDLLNETGVPWYLLSLASFYLITIFLQRVQPKIMLPIIIVIGCASGYLPVEGFLSLGRTLGFFPFFYCGYLMDIQKLQTFLDHRKVKWAAIGVILSSFLFVNSQWSLATKFWGFLTGWASYAEISPAFEYSSFIQLFFYVSAALVSLSWFALLPKRKLPLSALGKDTLYPYLLHMPLIILLESGLQLDTLFKEWFTFRILALFFLALFILAITNMPVVKRGADYLFNPIAYVLPKQWLKVK